From Denitrovibrio acetiphilus DSM 12809, the proteins below share one genomic window:
- a CDS encoding methyl-accepting chemotaxis protein, whose amino-acid sequence MKLKTKIIFAAVAVMIITVIIILTQTTTKSYGQQLNMTQEHLKKEAYYLSKSINTWVNSHVTVLEAMAKGLSENTISKDEISDRIIPFNNQFDFKSFLVVFEGTNKVVQSEGWVPPSDWNPHTRDWYVDLKNTEKTGLSAPFIHSQYKTEALVLNSPLFTDNRFSGAISTTLELKPLIKAVETKIGKSGYSFIIYKDGTMIANPNKSLIMKANAFDKMPGFKELVEKSDSGTYEYNFNGIQKMLYYYVVPANGWICAITIDKNEIVQPIKSQTLTIIITSIFLMVLSACLLMAFLIYGFKPLDKLVIMLADISEGEGDLTKKLEAGGKDELNQAGHYFNKFIQKLSESLKSVVSLSADAANESENINHTIEVMASELHKQAQDILGLAGAIEEMNTTVLQVSENANTAASQAEETKENAKEGKQAVNDTVKMMEQINSFVKESADVIARMTSSVTQINDITIVINDIADQTNLLALNAAIEAARAGEHGRGFAVVADEVRKLAERTQTATSEISKMVDEIQAESENVSTSIKSGVDTVQRGKEIAQISNDKLDMIIDVATVTLDMVTQMATASEQQAARACK is encoded by the coding sequence TTGAAACTTAAAACTAAAATAATATTTGCTGCTGTGGCGGTAATGATAATTACTGTAATTATCATCCTTACACAAACAACTACGAAGTCATATGGGCAGCAGCTTAATATGACTCAAGAACACCTTAAAAAAGAAGCATATTATCTTTCAAAAAGTATCAATACATGGGTTAACAGCCACGTAACTGTTCTTGAAGCAATGGCAAAAGGCTTATCAGAAAATACCATATCAAAGGATGAAATTTCTGACAGGATTATTCCATTTAATAACCAGTTTGACTTCAAATCATTTCTTGTTGTTTTTGAGGGGACAAACAAAGTTGTCCAGTCCGAAGGCTGGGTTCCTCCATCAGACTGGAACCCGCATACGCGCGACTGGTATGTAGATCTAAAAAATACAGAAAAAACCGGGCTGTCTGCCCCTTTTATTCATTCTCAGTATAAAACAGAAGCACTTGTGCTTAATTCACCTCTTTTTACAGACAACAGGTTTTCAGGTGCAATAAGCACCACTTTAGAACTAAAGCCTCTTATCAAAGCTGTTGAAACAAAAATTGGTAAATCAGGCTACAGCTTTATTATATACAAAGACGGCACAATGATAGCCAACCCTAATAAATCTTTGATAATGAAAGCAAATGCATTTGATAAAATGCCTGGGTTTAAAGAACTGGTAGAAAAATCTGACAGCGGAACATATGAGTATAATTTTAACGGCATACAGAAAATGCTATATTACTATGTGGTTCCCGCCAATGGCTGGATATGCGCAATCACAATTGATAAAAACGAAATAGTCCAGCCAATTAAAAGCCAGACTTTAACTATTATTATTACAAGTATATTCCTGATGGTTCTAAGTGCATGTCTCCTAATGGCTTTCCTTATTTATGGGTTTAAACCACTTGATAAGCTTGTAATAATGCTGGCTGACATTTCTGAAGGAGAAGGAGACCTTACCAAAAAACTTGAAGCAGGTGGTAAAGATGAACTGAATCAGGCTGGGCACTATTTCAACAAATTTATCCAGAAACTTTCAGAAAGCCTCAAAAGTGTTGTAAGCCTTTCCGCTGATGCTGCAAATGAAAGCGAAAACATCAACCATACAATAGAAGTCATGGCATCTGAACTGCATAAACAGGCACAGGACATACTAGGCCTTGCCGGAGCAATAGAAGAAATGAATACAACAGTATTGCAGGTGAGTGAAAATGCAAACACCGCAGCATCACAAGCAGAAGAAACAAAAGAAAATGCCAAAGAAGGCAAACAGGCAGTCAATGATACTGTAAAAATGATGGAACAGATCAATTCTTTTGTCAAAGAATCAGCAGATGTCATTGCAAGAATGACCTCTTCCGTAACTCAGATCAATGATATAACTATAGTTATAAATGACATAGCAGACCAAACCAACTTGCTTGCCCTCAATGCCGCCATAGAAGCAGCTAGAGCAGGAGAACACGGAAGAGGGTTTGCAGTTGTGGCAGACGAAGTACGTAAACTTGCTGAAAGAACACAAACAGCCACAAGCGAAATATCAAAAATGGTTGATGAAATACAAGCTGAGTCAGAAAATGTCAGCACCAGTATAAAAAGCGGTGTTGATACAGTTCAAAGAGGTAAAGAAATTGCTCAAATATCTAATGATAAACTTGATATGATCATAGATGTTGCCACTGTGACATTAGACATGGTAACACAAATGGCAACAGCATCAGAACAACAGGCAGCAAGAGCGTGTAAATAA
- a CDS encoding CynX/NimT family MFS transporter, with protein sequence MFFMMSSLNLSIASAGFMMSVFAIMGIALALPSGFIVHGLGLKRSGIVALGALMIGSFIGWASDNSAQMIISRIIEGVGMCLISVIAPAAIAVWFPPEKRSIPMGIWATWVSAGSILMFLIAPAMNSFWGWKSVWGFSSLYTLVMLFVFILFFRMPDTLNESINEEHGGDDESSFRPYSNTSIWVLAAVFVIFNIMVMAICTFMPSFLEIQRDFTPEKASAVTSLFLVASLIISPVAGYIAYRIKSYKKVILCGIFFASMGVALPFVVSDKMIPFTLILLGSFAAMIAPAAFSAAAEIMKYPSHAGAGMSILAFGQYIGMCVGPALFGELIEHAGWVTAALMLIPIMLTGFVLVFFIKVK encoded by the coding sequence ATGTTTTTCATGATGTCATCTTTAAATCTTAGCATAGCGTCAGCAGGATTCATGATGTCTGTATTTGCTATCATGGGCATAGCTCTCGCTCTGCCTTCCGGATTTATAGTGCATGGTCTGGGGCTGAAGAGGTCAGGGATAGTGGCTCTTGGTGCCCTTATGATAGGGTCATTTATAGGATGGGCATCTGACAACTCTGCGCAGATGATCATAAGCCGTATTATCGAAGGTGTGGGAATGTGTCTAATTTCTGTTATTGCTCCGGCGGCTATTGCAGTCTGGTTTCCTCCTGAAAAACGCAGCATACCTATGGGGATATGGGCAACCTGGGTATCTGCCGGCAGCATCCTTATGTTTCTGATAGCTCCTGCCATGAATAGTTTTTGGGGCTGGAAATCAGTATGGGGGTTTAGCAGTCTTTATACTTTAGTTATGCTTTTTGTGTTCATTCTTTTTTTCCGTATGCCTGATACCCTCAATGAGAGTATAAATGAAGAACATGGGGGCGATGATGAGAGTTCTTTCCGTCCATACTCAAATACCAGCATATGGGTTCTGGCTGCTGTTTTTGTTATTTTTAATATAATGGTGATGGCAATATGTACATTTATGCCTTCATTCCTTGAGATTCAGCGTGATTTTACTCCTGAAAAGGCATCTGCGGTTACAAGTCTTTTTCTTGTTGCTTCTCTTATCATCAGTCCAGTCGCAGGTTATATTGCATACCGTATTAAATCATATAAGAAAGTAATTCTATGCGGCATATTTTTTGCCTCAATGGGAGTCGCACTTCCTTTTGTTGTTTCTGACAAAATGATCCCCTTCACACTTATACTTCTTGGTTCTTTTGCAGCAATGATAGCGCCAGCAGCTTTTTCAGCAGCAGCAGAAATAATGAAATATCCGTCACATGCAGGGGCGGGCATGTCTATTCTTGCTTTCGGTCAGTATATCGGTATGTGTGTCGGACCAGCTTTGTTTGGTGAGCTTATAGAACATGCCGGTTGGGTGACAGCGGCACTTATGCTTATTCCTATTATGCTGACTGGTTTTGTGCTTGTCTTTTTTATTAAAGTTAAATAG
- a CDS encoding IS256 family transposase, translating into MKFNKDKLKDLLAESDVKTTEDLQVFMRDMMKEVIETLYEGELEAHLGYKKHEPNVSDGNSRNGRSSKKVQSQMGEMELEVPRDRLSTFSPEIVKKRQTDISGIEAKVISMYARGMSNRDIKEHIFDIYGHELSPETVSVITAKILPQAKEWQNRALEEIYAIVFMDGMVLKMRVDGAVRNVTIYFVIGISMEGHKSCLGLYLAETESAKYWLTVMNELKNRGVQDILIFAVDNLKGISEAITAAFPQSEIQKCVVHQIRNSLRFVPWKERKTVAADLKKIYAAATEEQARAELDAFAEKWDSKYPNISKSWRNNWTELSTYFKYSKELRKLIYTTNPVESFHSAIRKSTKGKGAFPTEESLVKLLYLAILGIEKKWTMPIRDWGVIYSQLYINYEDRITTLHS; encoded by the coding sequence ATGAAATTCAACAAGGACAAACTGAAAGATCTGCTTGCTGAAAGCGATGTAAAGACCACAGAAGACCTTCAGGTGTTTATGCGTGACATGATGAAAGAAGTCATAGAAACGCTCTACGAAGGTGAGCTTGAAGCTCATTTAGGCTATAAGAAACATGAACCGAACGTAAGTGACGGCAACAGCCGTAACGGTCGTTCTTCCAAGAAAGTACAATCACAAATGGGCGAAATGGAACTCGAAGTACCCCGTGATCGCCTATCAACCTTTTCGCCTGAAATAGTCAAGAAACGCCAGACAGATATATCAGGCATTGAAGCTAAAGTAATTTCCATGTATGCCAGGGGTATGAGTAACCGTGACATCAAAGAGCACATCTTTGATATCTACGGTCATGAGCTATCGCCGGAGACAGTCAGCGTTATTACAGCCAAGATTCTCCCACAGGCTAAAGAATGGCAGAACAGAGCCTTGGAAGAGATATACGCCATCGTCTTTATGGACGGCATGGTTTTAAAGATGCGTGTGGACGGAGCTGTTCGCAACGTCACTATCTACTTTGTGATCGGCATCAGCATGGAAGGTCATAAATCCTGTCTGGGGCTGTATCTTGCCGAGACAGAATCCGCTAAATACTGGCTGACAGTTATGAACGAGCTAAAGAACCGTGGAGTACAGGATATTCTTATCTTTGCCGTAGACAACCTCAAGGGCATCTCAGAAGCTATAACAGCCGCTTTTCCACAGTCTGAGATTCAGAAATGCGTAGTCCATCAGATACGCAACTCTCTCCGCTTTGTGCCCTGGAAGGAGCGTAAGACTGTGGCTGCTGACCTCAAGAAAATCTATGCCGCAGCGACCGAGGAACAAGCCAGAGCTGAGCTGGATGCCTTTGCTGAGAAGTGGGACAGCAAATATCCTAACATCTCGAAATCATGGCGGAACAACTGGACTGAGCTTTCTACGTATTTCAAATATTCCAAGGAGCTCAGGAAGCTGATTTATACCACGAATCCGGTTGAGAGCTTCCATTCTGCCATCAGGAAATCAACCAAAGGAAAAGGAGCCTTTCCGACGGAAGAATCCCTTGTAAAGCTCTTATATTTAGCTATTTTAGGTATCGAAAAGAAATGGACTATGCCAATCAGGGATTGGGGTGTAATATACTCACAGCTATATATCAACTATGAAGACAGAATTACGACTTTACACAGTTAA
- a CDS encoding TonB-dependent receptor plug domain-containing protein, translated as MLMIRSVFVMFISMMMLNVSFIASADEESVYKLGEISVSTEQAQTSSATINSKQLYREQFEKAGMKDVTEALGMMPGISITSGTRNEKNIYVRGYDQRHIPIFMDGIPVSLPYDGYVDMGKIGLYSVGKIELQTGAPSVDFGANALGGAVNIVSRKPVKPFEAEMDLEYGRNNRFSSGLSLGTKQEKFYIAFSGNYEDSDGYMLSDNFHKTVKEDGDERENSDYLSKTANFKLGLTPTDKTEVSLGYNYIASERGIPHGVLDSSRYWRMTDWDKKTYYLIADTAFDHLKVRARVYRDEYYNVINSYDDDTYSTQLSRKAWESTYDDYAMGAVLGMTTDIIPGNTVSLTFQYRRDQHKSKGDSGEPWLKYEADTVYAGIEDAIVLNNKLLLTLGLAYDRNEPVHADNEDGTEGDDLRDSIHTFSPKAELLYTYSDETQLHASVAKTTRFPSLKDLYSTYIDGDYVENPDLEEEKAVNYEIGVKQALSSFVTLQANVFYSEIKDLITDGSVTIDGTVYDQKQNADKATYKGFEVFLNGTFMDINDVTLAYTYLDAKNESSDRDTDKLVDRPEHRLFLNHVLTLNKFYVSSNLTLQTSQYEENRGDWTEMGGMYLVDTKIGYNAMERVTVEAGIENLFDRDYSYSEGFPQEGRYWFTRLMIKI; from the coding sequence ATGTTAATGATAAGAAGTGTTTTTGTAATGTTCATCAGTATGATGATGCTCAATGTATCTTTTATCGCATCTGCTGATGAAGAAAGTGTCTATAAGCTTGGAGAGATCAGTGTGAGCACCGAACAGGCACAAACAAGCTCAGCTACAATTAATTCTAAACAGCTTTACAGGGAGCAGTTTGAAAAGGCAGGGATGAAGGATGTGACGGAAGCCCTCGGTATGATGCCCGGTATTTCTATCACCAGCGGAACCAGAAACGAAAAAAATATCTATGTCCGCGGTTATGATCAAAGGCATATTCCAATCTTTATGGATGGTATTCCCGTTTCGCTCCCGTATGACGGCTATGTTGATATGGGCAAGATAGGACTTTACAGCGTTGGGAAGATAGAGCTTCAGACCGGCGCTCCATCTGTTGATTTTGGTGCAAATGCGTTGGGAGGGGCTGTAAATATTGTCTCGAGAAAACCTGTTAAACCGTTTGAAGCGGAAATGGATCTCGAATACGGGAGAAACAATAGATTCAGCTCAGGTCTTTCGCTGGGGACTAAGCAGGAAAAGTTTTATATAGCATTTTCCGGTAATTACGAAGACTCTGACGGCTATATGCTTTCAGATAATTTTCACAAAACAGTGAAAGAGGATGGAGACGAGAGAGAGAACTCTGACTATCTGTCAAAAACAGCTAATTTTAAACTTGGTCTGACTCCCACTGACAAAACGGAAGTTAGTCTGGGGTACAACTACATCGCCAGCGAAAGGGGTATTCCTCACGGTGTTCTGGACTCTTCAAGGTACTGGCGTATGACCGATTGGGATAAGAAGACATACTATCTTATAGCGGACACAGCTTTTGACCACTTGAAGGTTAGGGCGAGAGTCTACCGTGATGAGTATTACAACGTTATTAACTCTTATGATGACGATACATACAGCACCCAGCTTTCCAGAAAGGCATGGGAGAGCACATATGACGATTATGCTATGGGAGCTGTTCTCGGCATGACAACAGATATAATTCCGGGAAATACAGTGTCTCTTACATTTCAATACAGAAGAGATCAGCACAAATCAAAAGGTGACTCCGGCGAACCGTGGTTGAAGTATGAGGCTGATACGGTTTATGCAGGTATCGAAGACGCTATTGTGCTTAACAACAAGCTTCTGCTGACCCTAGGGCTTGCCTATGACAGAAACGAACCTGTACATGCTGATAATGAAGACGGCACAGAAGGGGACGATCTCAGAGATTCTATACATACTTTCAGTCCGAAGGCTGAACTTCTCTATACATATTCAGACGAAACCCAGTTACACGCTTCTGTTGCTAAAACAACACGTTTTCCCTCTCTGAAAGATCTGTATTCTACTTATATAGACGGCGACTATGTTGAAAACCCCGATCTTGAAGAAGAGAAGGCCGTAAATTATGAAATTGGTGTTAAACAGGCTCTGAGCAGTTTTGTTACACTTCAGGCAAATGTCTTCTATTCTGAAATAAAAGACCTTATTACAGATGGGTCAGTAACTATTGACGGCACTGTTTATGACCAGAAACAAAATGCCGATAAAGCTACGTATAAAGGTTTTGAAGTTTTTCTGAACGGAACTTTTATGGATATCAACGACGTTACACTTGCCTACACATATCTTGATGCTAAAAATGAAAGCAGTGACAGAGATACAGACAAACTTGTTGACCGTCCGGAACACAGGCTTTTTCTCAATCATGTTCTGACACTCAATAAATTTTATGTTTCCTCCAACCTTACTCTTCAGACAAGCCAGTACGAAGAAAACAGAGGCGACTGGACAGAGATGGGCGGGATGTACCTTGTAGATACAAAAATAGGCTACAATGCGATGGAGCGTGTGACGGTTGAGGCTGGTATCGAAAACCTCTTCGACAGAGATTACTCATACTCTGAGGGATTTCCTCAGGAGGGGAGATACTGGTTTACAAGGCTTATGATAAAGATCTGA
- a CDS encoding class I SAM-dependent methyltransferase — protein sequence MLRQKTTKFNMAEKWNKRAATYPRFKDETTGFEDSVIEMIQEKGVPLKGKTILDIGCGTGRYTLRLAKIAKDVTGTDISEDMLAIMDADARDEGLSNLKSIRVNWKEYTTDERWDVTFCTITPAVKTPEDFAKMVDYALENVVFLGWHGRVEPEMVMNVYAKFGIAPMKLDFADSFIKWLDENKLNYTHTPMTDEWERHRSIEEMVEKLADEIREYNVEPDNAVIRAELEKYSEDGVNLAYATIVNLGLIIVKK from the coding sequence ATGCTGAGACAGAAAACAACTAAATTTAATATGGCGGAAAAGTGGAATAAAAGAGCTGCTACTTATCCCAGATTTAAAGATGAGACCACTGGGTTTGAAGATAGCGTAATTGAAATGATTCAGGAGAAAGGTGTTCCGCTGAAAGGGAAGACGATTCTTGATATAGGCTGTGGTACAGGGCGCTATACTCTGCGTCTGGCTAAAATAGCTAAGGATGTCACCGGTACAGACATATCAGAAGACATGCTCGCTATAATGGACGCTGATGCCAGAGACGAAGGGTTGTCTAATCTTAAAAGTATCAGAGTGAACTGGAAAGAGTATACGACTGATGAAAGATGGGATGTGACATTCTGCACAATAACCCCTGCGGTTAAAACTCCGGAAGATTTTGCTAAAATGGTTGATTATGCATTAGAAAATGTGGTCTTTCTCGGTTGGCACGGACGTGTTGAGCCTGAAATGGTTATGAATGTGTATGCAAAATTCGGTATTGCCCCCATGAAGCTTGATTTTGCTGATAGCTTTATCAAGTGGCTGGATGAGAATAAGCTTAATTATACCCATACACCAATGACTGATGAGTGGGAAAGGCACAGAAGCATTGAGGAAATGGTCGAAAAACTTGCTGATGAGATCAGAGAATACAACGTTGAACCGGACAATGCTGTGATAAGAGCAGAGCTTGAAAAGTATTCTGAAGATGGTGTTAATCTCGCTTATGCTACAATAGTTAATCTTGGTCTGATAATAGTAAAAAAATGA
- a CDS encoding nucleoside-triphosphatase encodes MTKDKTTLQNKWERGAVAGGVWGTSELLLGSLLHNLKVPMKGYIMASIGIALLSGINARWREQGLFWRAGLTAAILKFFSPSHKIINPAISISFEGCLMEAGQKILGSNVFGFALGGSLALLYTLVHKFIRMLMMYGANIYILYATFIEETAGVTGLKSLTPVAGIMIIASVYAVWGCIVAVAGYNVGRSIENKPAHMLYIKEIPVAPQVQSEPAMGSSPEPSFPWMAANLICVIMTFIFLSENSVVIPMMLIFSVYTAVRYRNMLKKFLKLKFWLPIIVISFLSGVFIYAADGNGVLSVVAISGGVRMVFRAYFMALFITGITFEITHPVIRNFIQKRYGDTIKTALQTAGITRNAVEPIFAGRGAMKNPVRTFRSLVTTAHSVAEKQFANVIIVTGGVNSGKTTFMLKEAERLSFLGVCGFCAFAHQLEPVKDKYYIRNLRSNGTELFCQRDRTGKFIFSETALQYGIETVRRDMKDSKYVFIDEAGKLELKGEGWFSLIKEVMKTDLTVVISVRDIFLHDFVSKFGIIRPAVINVEKI; translated from the coding sequence ATGACAAAAGATAAAACGACTCTGCAAAACAAATGGGAAAGAGGAGCGGTTGCCGGAGGTGTCTGGGGCACCTCTGAGCTTCTGCTCGGGTCTCTGCTGCATAACCTGAAAGTACCCATGAAGGGATACATAATGGCAAGCATTGGTATTGCACTACTTTCGGGAATTAATGCCAGATGGAGAGAACAGGGGCTTTTCTGGCGGGCAGGGCTGACAGCTGCAATACTTAAATTCTTTTCCCCTAGTCACAAGATTATAAATCCAGCTATATCTATATCTTTTGAAGGCTGTCTGATGGAAGCCGGGCAGAAGATTCTGGGGAGTAATGTTTTTGGCTTTGCTCTGGGCGGTTCTCTGGCGCTGCTGTACACTCTTGTTCATAAATTCATACGTATGCTTATGATGTATGGAGCAAATATATATATATTGTATGCGACATTTATTGAGGAAACAGCAGGGGTTACAGGGCTGAAAAGCCTCACTCCTGTTGCCGGTATTATGATCATTGCATCAGTTTATGCTGTGTGGGGTTGCATTGTTGCTGTTGCGGGATATAACGTAGGAAGGTCTATCGAGAATAAGCCGGCTCATATGCTTTATATCAAAGAAATTCCCGTTGCCCCACAGGTTCAGTCAGAGCCTGCCATGGGTTCTTCCCCTGAACCATCTTTTCCATGGATGGCAGCGAATCTGATATGTGTGATTATGACTTTTATCTTTTTGTCGGAAAACAGTGTCGTGATACCTATGATGCTGATATTCAGTGTATATACAGCAGTGCGTTACCGCAATATGCTTAAGAAATTTCTTAAGCTGAAGTTCTGGCTTCCTATCATTGTGATATCTTTTCTGTCAGGTGTTTTTATATATGCTGCTGACGGGAATGGCGTGTTATCAGTTGTTGCGATATCCGGAGGAGTAAGGATGGTGTTTAGAGCATATTTTATGGCTTTATTCATCACAGGGATAACATTTGAAATCACCCATCCGGTTATCAGGAACTTTATTCAGAAGAGATACGGGGACACAATAAAGACTGCCCTTCAAACAGCAGGTATTACAAGAAATGCTGTTGAACCAATCTTCGCAGGGAGAGGCGCCATGAAAAATCCCGTGAGAACTTTCCGTTCCCTTGTTACAACCGCACACTCTGTGGCTGAGAAGCAATTTGCAAATGTGATAATTGTCACGGGTGGGGTTAATTCCGGTAAAACTACATTTATGCTGAAAGAGGCTGAAAGGCTTTCGTTTCTGGGTGTTTGCGGTTTCTGTGCCTTCGCGCATCAGTTGGAGCCTGTGAAGGACAAATATTATATCAGGAATCTCCGCAGCAATGGAACTGAGCTGTTTTGCCAGAGAGACAGGACGGGTAAGTTTATTTTTTCGGAAACAGCACTTCAGTATGGCATTGAAACTGTCAGAAGAGATATGAAAGACAGTAAATATGTTTTTATAGATGAAGCAGGAAAGCTGGAGCTTAAGGGAGAAGGGTGGTTCTCTCTTATTAAAGAAGTTATGAAGACTGACCTTACTGTAGTCATTAGCGTAAGGGATATTTTTTTGCATGATTTTGTCAGTAAATTCGGCATTATCAGACCGGCGGTTATTAATGTTGAAAAAATATGA
- a CDS encoding helix-turn-helix domain-containing protein, which translates to MIFRPYEKIGIINLLVTVTINVATSEATKLLGISRATLYRKLKD; encoded by the coding sequence ATGATTTTCCGCCCTTATGAAAAGATAGGGATAATAAACCTTTTAGTGACGGTTACCATTAATGTGGCTACCAGTGAAGCTACGAAACTGCTTGGTATCAGCAGGGCGACTCTCTATAGAAAGCTTAAAGATTGA
- a CDS encoding energy transducer TonB: protein MLKKYEEYKIFYVTVVLSIALHIMIAYRLDLNDKTVYAKLTPAAFSDVTVRYVKKRPVPITAKAPEETKPLMKVKPVIKKEITKAKVAKKKPVEKVKALEAPVFKEIAEPEPQVELTAYEQVKSLPEVTPESETFTQEAPLVEEVVPDAVPAPIDTSNLVSYEKLDKIRHKIKNNLSYPSAARRMGWTGVVKVEICLSPVGQLKNITILDSSGYKALDKIVLKSINKSAPFNVSFNKDIIISLPVSFTINGAEI from the coding sequence ATGTTGAAAAAATATGAAGAATATAAAATATTTTACGTTACAGTGGTTCTGTCGATTGCTTTGCATATAATGATTGCGTACCGTCTTGATCTGAACGATAAGACAGTTTATGCGAAGCTCACCCCCGCTGCTTTTTCTGATGTAACTGTTCGGTATGTAAAAAAACGTCCGGTTCCTATAACTGCAAAAGCCCCCGAAGAAACAAAGCCGTTGATGAAGGTTAAACCCGTTATCAAAAAGGAGATAACAAAAGCAAAGGTTGCGAAAAAAAAGCCTGTGGAAAAAGTTAAAGCTTTGGAAGCTCCGGTTTTCAAAGAAATTGCTGAACCTGAGCCTCAGGTTGAGTTAACCGCATATGAACAGGTTAAGTCTTTGCCGGAAGTTACTCCGGAGAGTGAGACATTTACACAGGAAGCCCCTCTGGTTGAAGAAGTGGTTCCTGATGCTGTGCCTGCGCCTATTGATACATCAAATTTAGTTTCATATGAGAAACTTGATAAGATAAGACATAAGATAAAAAATAACCTGAGCTACCCCTCTGCGGCAAGAAGAATGGGCTGGACAGGCGTTGTGAAAGTCGAGATATGCCTTTCTCCCGTTGGTCAGCTTAAAAACATTACTATACTGGACTCTTCGGGGTATAAAGCGCTGGATAAAATTGTACTTAAATCAATAAACAAATCTGCCCCCTTTAATGTTAGCTTCAATAAAGATATAATTATCAGTCTGCCCGTAAGCTTTACTATAAACGGTGCAGAAATATAG